The Persephonella hydrogeniphila region CCAGATGCGATGTCAGAGGCCAGCTGATCCATGTTTTCTGAAACGAATTTGAACAGTCTGTCGTTTTTTACAACTTTTTGAGGCTGTTTACACTCGAGAGTACCTGTTGTGATACCAAATGTCTGGTTTCCAAATGTACCGTTTGTTGTTACCGCAAGTATTTCAAAAAGTGTTGAGTCAGGTGCGTCTTTAAATATCATATAACCAAGACCACAACCTGTGTTTTCTTTGTTAACAGCAAAAGATGGGATTGAAAGAATAGCTACGCCTAATGCTGCTGCCACAAATTTTTTCATATTCCTAACCTCCCTTAAGTTATTTTAATATAAGTATACGTATTTATTTTTCGTCTGTGAAGCTATTTTTTTTAATTTTAGTGTAGAATATTTAACCAGACTAAAAAAGGGAGGTATTCTATGCAGGGCGATCCAATGAGCAGTATAGTTGGTGCTGTGCTGTGGATGATAATACTTATTGCCATATTTTACTTTTTACTGTACAGACCACAGCAACAGCAAAGAAAGAAGCATCAGGAGTTTATAAACTCTCTAAAAAAGGGAGATAAGGTCATTACTTCAGGAGGGATAGTAGGGGAAATAAAAGGGATAGACGATAAAACTGTAACTCTGAAAGTTGCTGAAGGGACAATGATAAAAGTTCTCAAAACTGCTGTTTCTGCTCCTTATGAAGAAGAAAAGAAAGAGGACTAATCTTTTTTCATCTTCAGTATGTTAGAAAATACCTCAGGCAGTCCGGCATTTATAATATCTGCCGCTGCCTTTTCAAAATCGTATTCGACTCTCCGGAACTCTATAAAATTCTCCTCTGTATCAACTAAGGTATATCCTGCTCTGGGATCTCTATCCCTGGGCTGACCTACACTTCCGGCACATATCAGGAACTGTTGGTTTTCTTTTATTTTGTATCTGCCGGTTTTTTCGGAAAACACATTATCTTCATCCTTCACAAAAAGTATCTGGAGATGAGCATGCCCGTAAAAACAAAAACGATTATCAAAGCATGTAAATGTTTCCTTTGCATCTCTCAGTGAGGTCAAAAAATGGTACGTTCCGGGGATAGAAGGCTCATCGTGAGTGAGGATAAATTCAGCTTCTTCATAAAAGTTTTCCAGAGAGTTTATGTAATCGAAATCTTCTTTAGAAAGCTGGTCGTAAGTCCAGTCTGCAGCCTGTATAGCATAGGGATTTGTTAGAAAAACCTCCTCAGGATTTGAGACAAATATATCATGTTCTCCTTTTATGGTAATATCACAGTTTTCTTTGACCCAGTCTAATGTTTCTTTTGGGTGGGCTCCAAAATTGATTATATCTCCCAAACAGAATATCTTATCTGCTCTTTTTTCTCTAATGTCTTTTTCTACTGCTTCAAGGGCATGTATATTACTGTGTATATCTGATATTACTGCTATTCTCATACTTTTACATCCTGTTTGTTGTACTTTTTGTGGATGGTGCTGAGAACCCCGTTTATGAATTTTAATGTATCTTCATTGTCTATATAGCATTTTGCCAGATCTAATATATCTACAAAAACTCTGCCTTTGTCCTGAATATCAGAAAAAACAAGTTCATACGTACCTAATCTTAGAAGAGCTCTTTCTGGATAACCTAATCGTTCCAGACGCCATTCTTTCAGATTTTCACTTATAATTCTGTCAATATCCTCAATGGAGTCGGTGATACCTTTTGCTATTGAGTATGCATACTCGATTACTTCCGGAGATAATTTGTTCCTTATCTCTTTGATCTGTTCTTCTACAATCTCAAATATATCTCCACCTTTCAGATCATAACTGTAGAGAACTCTAAATAGAATTTCTCTTGCTTTTTTCCTGAATTTACCTGTTTTTTCCATTTAATCCATTTCCTTTAAAACGTTTACCATTTCTATTGCTGTCAAAGCAGCATCAAACCCTTTATTACCCATTTTTGTACCGGCTCTTTCCACTGCCTGTTCTATAGTATCTGTAGTAAGAATACCATATGCAACAGGAACTTCTGTTTCAAGGGATACAAGTGCAATACCTTTTGTTACTTCTGCAGCAACATACTCAAAATGTGGAGTGGCGCCTCTGATTACAGCACCGAGGCAGATAACTGCATCATATTCCCCTGATTTTGCTGCTTTTTTGGCAGTTAAAGGAATCTCAAATGAGCCGGGGACTCTTATAACAGTAATATTCTCCTCAGAGCCACCATGCCTGATTATACAGTCAATAGCTCCTTCAAGGAGTTTTTCTGTTATAAGGTTGTTAAATCTTCCTAATACAATGGCAAACTTTAAACCTTCTGCTGTAAGTTTTCCTTCTATATTTCTCATTTTCATCACCTAAAGATTGTTTATTACATCTTTAACTGTTTCTATGATATACGACACCTCATCATTTTTCAAAGCTGCATGTACAGGAATTGCAAATATCTCTTTTGTTATTTTTTCACCAAAGCTACAGTCTAAATGTTCTGTATTTCTCAGCTGATGTAATGTGTATTCATAGTAGACCCTTGCTCCTATTCCTTTCTGTATCAGTTTTTCCACAATCTCATCTCTCTGGGGATGTCTAAGGGCGTATATATGGTATACATGTTTTCTTCCTTCAAACTCTTTAGGAAGAATAAGACCAGGAAGCTCTTTAAACTCTTCATTGTAAAGTCTGGCTATCTTCCTTCTTTTTTCGTTCGTTTCATCTAATTTTTGTAACTGCCAGTATCCTATACCTGCCTGAAATTCAGTTATTCTCAGATTAAGAGCAGGATGATCCCCAAATTCTATCCAGTTTGATATTTTTTCATCAAGTTCTATACTGTTAGTCAGTATAGCTCCTCCTTCGCCCATGGCAACGTTTTTTGATGCATAAAAGCTGAATGTAGAGATATCTCCTAAATTTCCTGCTTTTTTTCCTTTGTACTCTGCTCCATGTGCCTGAGCTGCATCTTCAAGAACATAAACGCCTCTATCTTTACATATCTGGTTTATCTTGTCCATATCTGCAGTTTGACCAAATAGATGAACAGGGATTACGACTTTTGGGCTGTATTTTTTTACAGCATCTTCAAGCTGGGAAGGATCCATACAGTAATCTTCTCCTACATCCACGACTACAGGAGTTCCTCCTGCCAGTATAACAGCATCTATGGTTGCCATAAAACTTATTGATGGAACTATGACCGTATCTTTTTTTGTATTTACTCCGAGGGCTTTCAAGGCTACATATAAAGCTGCTGTTCCACTGCATACTGTATGGCAGAATGTTGTGCCTATATAATCACTGAAGGATTCTTTGAATTTTAGAGTCCACTTTCCTCTTGTGATCTGTCCGCTTTTCATTATCTCCAAGACAGTTTTTTCTTCTTCTGCACCAAAAACAGGCTTTATTATCGGTATCATCTTTTCTCCTTTATGCTGAGAATTTTTCAAACTCTTTTAAGATATTTAAAGCTCTATAAGAGCTCTCAAAAGAAGGAGCTTCAACGAACTGCTTTATCATAAGTTCTAATTTGTCGATGTTATCTTTTTCTTTTACAGTACCATCATCGTATATAATCCTGTCCTGTGCAAAATCCAGTATGATATTTCCTTCTTTTCCTTTTAAAAGCCATTCCCTTCGTAGATATTTATGGCTCCATGCTACCTGAAGGAAAAACTCGTTAGATTCTGTTTCTCCAAAAACATCAAATATATCTCCCCTGTCAAGCACTTTTTTTATCTTAAAACTTCCGAACAGGTAGCTCATTATATATAGATCATGCCATGCAAGATCATAAAAGGGGTTGATATATCCCCTTCCAAGGTTCAGTCTGTATGCTTCTACATCGTCAATTTTTCTATTTAGCTTAAGATTTCTAATAGTGTTAGATCTCAGTTCTATTTCCGATACAGATAGTACAGT contains the following coding sequences:
- a CDS encoding DUF3015 family protein, which encodes MKKFVAAALGVAILSIPSFAVNKENTGCGLGYMIFKDAPDSTLFEILAVTTNGTFGNQTFGITTGTLECKQPQKVVKNDRLFKFVSENMDQLASDIASGNGETLDTVAELMNIPEDKKAEFYARLQENFDKIYPSEKVQSADVIDKIVEIAQTV
- the yajC gene encoding preprotein translocase subunit YajC; this translates as MQGDPMSSIVGAVLWMIILIAIFYFLLYRPQQQQRKKHQEFINSLKKGDKVITSGGIVGEIKGIDDKTVTLKVAEGTMIKVLKTAVSAPYEEEKKED
- a CDS encoding metallophosphoesterase family protein; translated protein: MRIAVISDIHSNIHALEAVEKDIREKRADKIFCLGDIINFGAHPKETLDWVKENCDITIKGEHDIFVSNPEEVFLTNPYAIQAADWTYDQLSKEDFDYINSLENFYEEAEFILTHDEPSIPGTYHFLTSLRDAKETFTCFDNRFCFYGHAHLQILFVKDEDNVFSEKTGRYKIKENQQFLICAGSVGQPRDRDPRAGYTLVDTEENFIEFRRVEYDFEKAAADIINAGLPEVFSNILKMKKD
- the nusB gene encoding transcription antitermination factor NusB, with the protein product MEKTGKFRKKAREILFRVLYSYDLKGGDIFEIVEEQIKEIRNKLSPEVIEYAYSIAKGITDSIEDIDRIISENLKEWRLERLGYPERALLRLGTYELVFSDIQDKGRVFVDILDLAKCYIDNEDTLKFINGVLSTIHKKYNKQDVKV
- the ribH gene encoding 6,7-dimethyl-8-ribityllumazine synthase: MRNIEGKLTAEGLKFAIVLGRFNNLITEKLLEGAIDCIIRHGGSEENITVIRVPGSFEIPLTAKKAAKSGEYDAVICLGAVIRGATPHFEYVAAEVTKGIALVSLETEVPVAYGILTTDTIEQAVERAGTKMGNKGFDAALTAIEMVNVLKEMD
- a CDS encoding DegT/DnrJ/EryC1/StrS family aminotransferase, whose amino-acid sequence is MIPIIKPVFGAEEEKTVLEIMKSGQITRGKWTLKFKESFSDYIGTTFCHTVCSGTAALYVALKALGVNTKKDTVIVPSISFMATIDAVILAGGTPVVVDVGEDYCMDPSQLEDAVKKYSPKVVIPVHLFGQTADMDKINQICKDRGVYVLEDAAQAHGAEYKGKKAGNLGDISTFSFYASKNVAMGEGGAILTNSIELDEKISNWIEFGDHPALNLRITEFQAGIGYWQLQKLDETNEKRRKIARLYNEEFKELPGLILPKEFEGRKHVYHIYALRHPQRDEIVEKLIQKGIGARVYYEYTLHQLRNTEHLDCSFGEKITKEIFAIPVHAALKNDEVSYIIETVKDVINNL
- a CDS encoding Gfo/Idh/MocA family protein; translated protein: MKVGIVGTGNMGSKYINKFDNLGYDTVLIDIDTDRLKSYPDRYKKYTDIDEALKKEDLNYLFIATDPRSHIPLAKKAIEREINVMVEKPPSINPSELEEAINFAQKKGTVLSVSEIELRSNTIRNLKLNRKIDDVEAYRLNLGRGYINPFYDLAWHDLYIMSYLFGSFKIKKVLDRGDIFDVFGETESNEFFLQVAWSHKYLRREWLLKGKEGNIILDFAQDRIIYDDGTVKEKDNIDKLELMIKQFVEAPSFESSYRALNILKEFEKFSA